The sequence attttttaatctccttaccttttttaaaaaatttagatatgagatatttttaaaatatagagtGAAACATCCAtttggaaacaaaaaataaggtgATAGTAATGGCATTGATATAAAGATTGTTTGATTCTTAAGTTGTAACTACTAATGCTTGAAGCATAGAAGAGATATAcacaaaaggggaaaaaaatcacGTACAAGCTAACAAATAATGATAAGAATACCTCTCtttttcaaaagttatttttctaattcctccacttatatattcaaattttaaaaagaaaagatattctTATCACTTTTGGTAAATTAGAATATGACTCTCTCTTTCTTGTGtttatctcttttatatattataagtaTTGGTAGTTATAACTTGAGCACTGTAGAATTTATCGGTATTGACAAGTCaactaacaaaaatacaattTGGTTAGATATTATGCAATcacatattaaaatgaattgTATAGTATTGAGAGTATCTAATAATTCCTCGAGCAAtggtacaatataaaaaatagcaatttggATTGGGTCTAAATAGCTTGAAGACCTAGCCatgtccatatttttttttctcctatgcATGTCTAATGCATTGCATAAAAATTCTCCTCTCATGAGTTGTGATAAGCAAAAGTCAACTCACAAGTTTTATGAGGATTCAATAGCCACAAAACCAAATAAAGAGATCCAATGGCTAAAAATGAGTAAAGAACAAATGGGTTTGCACAAAAGACAAGTAAAGATGGagaggaaggaaaaaaataaacaaataaagaataGGATGTCAAAGTCACATGCAAGCTCTAATGATAATACCTTTAGTATCAATGGCTAAGATGGCCAACTTTTTCCACACGCTAGCCAAGTTGCTCCTTTAATAGTATAGATCAACCAAACGAATgggtttttcttcctttctctctcctctctcaatttctttttttccttaccAAGCAATGTCATACACTCACCTCTATACATTTTAAGTTTTCAAGAATCACATATAAACTTTCCATGTTTGCACaattttttcattgtaataCAAGCAATGTTTTTCTAGACAATGGTTATTTTTTGATACTATAAATGTCAACATCATCACCAATGATGTCTTTCTAGACAATCATTATTTCTTGGTATTATAACTGCCAACATCttcaccaataaaaaatataacatagcAACCctcaattttttagaaaaatattgacaTTAATGTCTCCATCAATAGAAGTACAACAAGATATCCCatgactcaattttttaaaaagtatttttttcctCCATGAACTAAGTTACTAAGTTCAAGAACTACTAGATAGATAAGTCTTGGACTCCATGCACAAACTTAAAAGACAAAATCAGTCTCGAAGCAAGAATTTTCTTCTCATTATCTatcactttattttcttttcttttccctatattatatttattttttatgtattaactTAAATATCAGAGCATCTCATGTATCCACAAAGAATTTATCTTTCAAGAGCAACCCAGATATTCATAAGATAATCATGAAAAGTTCATTGAAATCTAAGGTTTTTTCACGATCTCAATATCACATAAATTATCACTCTTGGCCATTATAGCTTATGGATATGAATGAACTGACTAGAACCAAATAATCTAAGGCTATAAAGCATCCCGGTTTGAGGTTGGCCTCATCTTAAACCCTTAAAATAGTTTTACTGGATTTTGATTCAAGCCCACTTAGATTTTGACAAAATCCAAGTGGAGCTCAGCCCATTAACAACTCCATAGTAGATTGGTAGGTGGCATTTGttgtcaagattttttttttttttttttgacggaaaagtaaatatatatcaaagaaaaagaaaaacaactttgCTCTGTGCACTTTGTTTAAAATAGAGATACAAAAATCCACATGTTATTTTCCAGAGGAAAGTAGTTTCATGTGATGAGATATACGAGGACAAAATCTCATCCACGAGAGTGGAGTCACCTCAACCTTACATTTCTCTTACAATATCCacttaaaaatccaaaaagttgaaatgaaagaaagatcACATGCGTTCTTTTATCTGTTTTGAGTAcccttttttccccttaataTCTGGATATCTAGGATTCATTTTCCAAGTAAACAAAGGATATAAAACCTAGCAAACAGAGGGGAAAAGGCAGCATATAGTTCATGGCTCTTCACGCAAGCATGAATATGAGCACCATGTCTACTACTAGGGCTGGAGTATTATGTTCAAACCATGTAGCTTGCTCAAAAgagaagttgaaattgcccACAGGCAGGGGGTTAAGGAGGTCGTCTTCTTTGTCATTTccatcttctttctcttcttcatatGCTTCAGtcaaaaatcataaatccaCCATTGTATGCAAAGCTCAAGAAGCTGTCGGTGTAGGTAAgcccctctccctccctctcaatagcttttttcaaaaaaaataaagaaaaaagaaaacaactattGTTCATTTTTGCTTGCGCTTGTGCACTGAATGTTCttgggattaattttttttttctacagtgCAAGAGGTGACAGATTCAAGCTGGGATAGCCTGGTTATTGGCTGTGAAATCCCAGTTCTAGTTGAATTCTGGGCACCATGGTGCGGACCATGCCGAATGATAACACCGGTGATTGATGAATTGGCAGCAGAATACGCAGGAAAGATTGCTTGTTACAAAGTGAACACTGATGATTGCCCAAACATTGCATCACAATATGCGATTAGAAGCATTCCCACAGTGCTAATGTTCAAGAATGGAGAGAAGAAGGAAGGTGTTATAGGTGCAGTTCCTAAGGCTACCTTGGCTGCTGCCATTGAAAAATACGTTGAAGCTTGAAGAGAATAAAGAGCAGCAGCAAACATCATTTAGAAATCATTAGTTACAATTGTCATTGCCTTGTATTGTCATGTCAATGTTGTTCCAAGTTTTTATATCATGATAGTCTAGTTTG is a genomic window of Populus alba chromosome 5, ASM523922v2, whole genome shotgun sequence containing:
- the LOC118032213 gene encoding thioredoxin: MALHASMNMSTMSTTRAGVLCSNHVACSKEKLKLPTGRGLRRSSSLSFPSSFSSSYASVKNHKSTIVCKAQEAVGVVQEVTDSSWDSLVIGCEIPVLVEFWAPWCGPCRMITPVIDELAAEYAGKIACYKVNTDDCPNIASQYAIRSIPTVLMFKNGEKKEGVIGAVPKATLAAAIEKYVEA